The following coding sequences lie in one Megalodesulfovibrio gigas DSM 1382 = ATCC 19364 genomic window:
- the pgm gene encoding phosphoglucomutase (alpha-D-glucose-1,6-bisphosphate-dependent) → MSVHPLAGQPAPREMLVNIPRLVTAYFAHTPNVLDPSQAVSFGTSGHRGSSLKASFNEAHILAVTQAVCDYRTAQGHAGPLFLGMDTHALSEPAFVTALEVLAANDVPVRYQAGLTATPTPVISHAVLLWNRDHPDHKADGIVITPSHNPPEDGGFKYNPPHGGPAGSEETAAIQKMANAYLEADNKGVRRFSYAKAKGAPSSAAYDFITPYVADLASVVDLDCVRDLKIKLGADPLGGSALTFWEPIAERYGLDLELVNNTLDPSFAFMPVDRDGVIRMDCSSPYAMAGLLAHKDAYAVAFGNDPDADRHGIVTPGGLMNPNDYLAVCVWYLFQYRPRWPKTAKVGKTIVTSMLLDRVAAKLGRDVAEVPVGFKWFVDGLLSGRYGFACEESAGASLLKKDGSVWTTDKDGIVMNLLAAEMTAITGKNPQQLYDDLTREFGRPVYTRVSAPANLEQKQAFKKLTPEMITTETLAGERIESVITHAPENGASIGGLKVSAPSGWFAARPSGTEDIYKIYVESMVGESHARLLAHEAQALVDTAFKAAGV, encoded by the coding sequence ATGTCTGTTCATCCCCTGGCCGGACAGCCCGCCCCGCGCGAGATGCTTGTCAATATTCCCCGTCTCGTCACCGCGTACTTCGCCCACACCCCCAACGTGCTGGATCCCAGCCAGGCCGTGAGCTTTGGCACGTCCGGCCATCGCGGCTCGTCCCTCAAGGCCAGCTTCAACGAGGCCCACATCCTGGCCGTCACCCAGGCCGTGTGCGACTACCGCACCGCCCAGGGCCACGCCGGCCCGCTCTTTTTGGGCATGGATACCCACGCCCTTTCGGAGCCGGCCTTTGTGACTGCGCTGGAAGTGCTGGCCGCCAACGACGTGCCCGTGCGCTACCAGGCCGGCCTCACGGCCACGCCCACGCCGGTCATCTCCCACGCCGTCCTGCTCTGGAACCGGGACCACCCGGACCACAAGGCCGACGGCATCGTCATCACCCCGTCCCACAACCCGCCCGAAGACGGCGGCTTCAAATACAATCCGCCCCACGGCGGACCCGCCGGCTCCGAGGAGACGGCCGCCATCCAGAAAATGGCCAACGCCTACCTGGAAGCGGACAACAAGGGCGTGCGGCGCTTCAGCTATGCCAAGGCCAAAGGCGCGCCCAGCTCCGCGGCCTATGACTTCATCACCCCCTACGTGGCCGACCTGGCCTCCGTGGTGGATCTGGACTGCGTGCGCGATCTGAAGATCAAGCTCGGTGCAGACCCCCTGGGCGGCTCTGCCCTCACCTTCTGGGAACCCATCGCCGAGCGCTACGGCCTGGACCTGGAGCTGGTCAACAACACCCTGGACCCCTCCTTCGCCTTCATGCCCGTGGACCGCGACGGCGTCATCCGCATGGACTGCTCCAGCCCCTACGCCATGGCCGGCCTGCTGGCCCACAAGGATGCCTACGCCGTGGCCTTTGGCAACGATCCCGACGCCGACCGCCACGGCATCGTCACCCCCGGCGGCCTGATGAACCCCAACGACTACCTGGCCGTCTGCGTCTGGTACCTCTTCCAGTACCGCCCCCGCTGGCCCAAGACCGCCAAAGTGGGCAAGACCATCGTCACCTCCATGCTCCTGGACCGCGTGGCCGCCAAACTGGGCCGCGACGTGGCCGAGGTGCCCGTGGGCTTCAAGTGGTTCGTGGACGGCCTGCTCTCCGGCCGCTACGGGTTCGCCTGCGAGGAAAGCGCCGGCGCGTCCCTGCTCAAGAAGGACGGCAGCGTCTGGACCACGGACAAGGACGGCATCGTCATGAACCTGCTGGCCGCGGAGATGACCGCCATCACCGGCAAGAATCCCCAGCAGCTCTATGACGACCTGACCCGCGAATTCGGCCGCCCGGTCTACACCCGCGTCTCCGCCCCGGCCAACCTGGAACAGAAGCAGGCCTTCAAGAAACTCACGCCGGAGATGATTACCACCGAGACCCTGGCCGGCGAACGCATCGAAAGCGTCATCACCCACGCCCCGGAAAACGGCGCGTCCATCGGCGGGCTCAAGGTCAGCGCGCCCTCGGGCTGGTTCGCCGCCCGGCCCAGCGGCACCGAGGACATCTACAAGATTTACGTCGAAAGCATGGTCGGCGAATCCCACGCTCGGCTCCTGGCCCACGAGGCGCAAGCCCTGGTGGATACCGCCTTCAAGGCGGCAGGGGTGTAG
- a CDS encoding BrnT family toxin encodes MKLVWDTQKRNKNLQKHGLAFEDADQVFMRPTLEFLDDRFEYGEDRWIAIGMLGVQCVALVYTEQGEALRVISMRKATKEEQNAYEKAVLF; translated from the coding sequence ATGAAACTTGTGTGGGACACGCAAAAACGCAACAAGAATCTTCAGAAGCATGGACTTGCATTTGAAGATGCCGACCAAGTGTTTATGCGTCCCACATTGGAATTTCTTGACGATCGCTTTGAGTATGGCGAAGATCGATGGATCGCCATTGGCATGCTCGGTGTGCAGTGCGTTGCCCTGGTGTATACCGAGCAAGGCGAAGCGCTTCGCGTCATCTCCATGCGTAAGGCAACCAAAGAAGAACAGAACGCGTATGAAAAAGCAGTATTATTCTGA